From a region of the Nitrospira sp. genome:
- a CDS encoding NAD(P)/FAD-dependent oxidoreductase: MTRKRVVIIGGGFGGMTAARFLRDVDVVLIDRTNHHVFQPLLYQVATAALSPSDIAWPLRTLFRSQPNVRVVMDNVLAIDRAARTVRLRESAPIAFDALIVAPGSRHAYFGHDEWEALAPGLKTMADAVHLRERMLLAFEEAERQRAETGAQNRLTFVIVGGGPTGVELAGSLIEIGRKAMGPDYPHLRLEDLSIILVEAGPRILPGFDAKLSAKALGVLERMGVTVMLNNPVSAVRSDGVMVGTEWVPSANVIWAAGNKASPLLNTLAVPQDSCGRVKVRADLTIPDDPWIFVIGDAAHCAGRDGKPLPGIAPVAMSEGQYVSRLINEEVQPDQRSPFAYVDRGMLATIGRAQAVAQIGPVRASGLLAWTLWCVVHIFFLIGFRNRVRVMSEWTWYYLTFKPGAKLLFGRQEEPQGISMRTEEARPRVKAA, encoded by the coding sequence ATGACTCGAAAGCGTGTCGTCATTATCGGGGGCGGGTTTGGCGGCATGACGGCCGCACGTTTCCTGCGTGACGTCGACGTGGTCCTGATCGACCGAACGAATCACCACGTCTTTCAACCGCTGCTCTATCAAGTCGCCACCGCCGCCCTGTCTCCAAGCGACATCGCCTGGCCGTTGCGCACACTCTTTCGTTCACAGCCCAACGTCCGCGTGGTCATGGACAACGTGCTGGCAATCGATCGGGCGGCTCGAACGGTCCGTCTCCGGGAAAGCGCGCCGATTGCCTTTGACGCGTTGATTGTCGCTCCCGGATCGCGTCACGCGTATTTCGGACACGATGAGTGGGAAGCGTTGGCTCCTGGACTCAAGACCATGGCTGATGCCGTCCATTTGCGCGAGCGGATGTTACTTGCATTTGAAGAGGCGGAACGGCAACGAGCCGAGACCGGGGCACAGAATCGCCTCACGTTCGTCATCGTTGGAGGAGGTCCGACAGGAGTCGAGTTGGCCGGCTCGCTCATCGAGATCGGGAGAAAAGCGATGGGGCCGGATTATCCTCACTTACGCCTTGAGGATCTCTCGATCATCCTCGTGGAAGCCGGCCCGCGTATTCTGCCGGGATTCGATGCCAAGCTGTCGGCAAAAGCCCTTGGTGTGCTCGAACGTATGGGTGTGACAGTCATGCTGAACAACCCGGTGAGCGCGGTCCGCTCCGACGGGGTGATGGTCGGCACTGAATGGGTCCCCTCCGCCAATGTCATCTGGGCAGCCGGGAATAAAGCATCACCTCTTCTGAACACCTTGGCAGTCCCTCAGGATTCATGCGGTCGAGTCAAGGTCCGAGCGGATTTGACGATTCCGGATGATCCCTGGATCTTCGTCATCGGTGACGCTGCCCATTGCGCTGGCCGCGACGGCAAACCTTTACCGGGAATCGCTCCAGTCGCCATGAGTGAGGGGCAGTATGTCTCTAGATTAATCAATGAGGAGGTTCAGCCCGACCAACGTTCGCCTTTTGCTTATGTAGACCGCGGTATGTTGGCCACGATCGGCCGAGCCCAAGCCGTCGCCCAGATCGGGCCGGTCCGTGCATCAGGACTCCTAGCCTGGACACTCTGGTGCGTGGTCCACATTTTCTTCCTTATTGGATTCAGAAACAGAGTACGAGTGATGTCTGAATGGACATGGTACTATCTCACCTTCAAACCAGGAGCAAAGTTGCTTTTTGGGCGGCAGGAAGAACCTCAAGGTATATCGATGCGGACAGAGGAGGCACGTCCAAGGGTCAAAGCCGCATGA
- a CDS encoding NAD(P)/FAD-dependent oxidoreductase: MNRKQVVIIGGGFGGLTAARAIHRADVILIDRTNHHLFQPLLYQVATAALSPGDIAWPLRTVFRSQPNVRVVLDEVLSIDRVARLVHLRESPPIAFDVLVVAPGSRHAYFGHNEWEEFAPGLKTMTDAVQLREKMLLAFEEAERRRVATDKQDRITFVIIGGGPTGVELAGALAEIGRKAMGPDFPTLRLDDLSVMLVEGGSRILPGFDTALSAKAAKALERMGVTIKLNSPVSAIRADGVTINNEWVPSTNIIWAAGNRASPLLQTLSVPQDAPGRVKVRPDLTISEDPWIFIIGDAAHCVGADGKPLPGLAPVAMQQGRYVADLIDRDVDLEQRPPFVYADRGMLATIGRAQAVAQIGPIRASGLLAWILWCIVHIFFLIGFRNRIRVMLEWVWYYLTFKPGARLLFDRPKVSRTPSPKDHSNR; encoded by the coding sequence ATGAATCGCAAGCAAGTCGTCATCATTGGGGGCGGGTTTGGAGGTCTGACGGCGGCCCGCGCCATTCATCGTGCCGACGTCATACTGATTGACCGCACGAATCACCACCTATTCCAACCGCTGCTCTACCAAGTCGCCACCGCCGCATTATCTCCTGGCGATATCGCATGGCCGTTGCGGACGGTCTTTCGTTCCCAACCGAATGTCCGAGTGGTGCTGGACGAGGTACTGTCGATCGATCGAGTGGCTCGCCTGGTTCACCTCCGGGAGAGCCCGCCGATCGCGTTTGACGTCCTCGTGGTCGCTCCTGGATCGCGACACGCCTACTTTGGACACAATGAGTGGGAGGAGTTTGCGCCGGGGCTCAAAACAATGACCGACGCGGTTCAGCTGCGTGAGAAGATGTTGCTTGCGTTTGAGGAGGCTGAACGACGAAGAGTGGCCACGGACAAGCAAGATCGAATTACCTTCGTGATCATCGGAGGAGGTCCGACAGGAGTGGAGTTGGCTGGGGCCCTGGCCGAGATTGGGCGAAAAGCCATGGGGCCCGACTTTCCGACCTTGCGGCTCGATGACCTTTCCGTCATGCTCGTGGAAGGCGGCTCCCGCATTCTTCCCGGCTTCGACACCGCACTCTCGGCAAAAGCCGCAAAGGCGCTCGAACGTATGGGAGTGACGATTAAGCTGAACAGCCCTGTGAGCGCGATTCGTGCCGACGGCGTGACAATCAACAACGAATGGGTGCCTTCGACAAACATCATCTGGGCGGCAGGCAATCGGGCTTCGCCTCTTCTACAGACGCTTTCAGTCCCTCAGGACGCTCCCGGTCGGGTCAAGGTTCGGCCGGATCTGACGATCTCCGAGGATCCCTGGATCTTCATCATCGGTGATGCCGCACATTGTGTGGGTGCTGATGGGAAACCATTGCCGGGTCTGGCACCCGTCGCCATGCAACAGGGGCGATATGTTGCCGATCTCATCGATCGTGACGTCGATCTGGAACAGCGCCCGCCCTTTGTCTATGCAGACCGTGGCATGCTGGCCACAATCGGGCGCGCACAAGCCGTGGCGCAAATCGGTCCTATCCGTGCCTCAGGGCTCCTTGCCTGGATACTGTGGTGCATCGTCCACATCTTCTTCCTGATTGGCTTTCGGAATCGAATACGGGTGATGTTGGAATGGGTCTGGTACTACCTGACCTTCAAACCAGGGGCGAGGTTGCTGTTTGACCGGCCTAAGGTTTCCCGTACCCCATCGCCGAAAGATCATTCCAATCGCTAA
- a CDS encoding sigma 54-interacting transcriptional regulator encodes MSPSEPEPVPLHPVDETAGTGALIRRILEGVGASVGEHFFPSLVEQLAIALEADYVYISELTEDGTTFRSKAGWGKGRVLPTFEVPSNGPCETVLTKKCVHHPDALRSLYPHVRLIQDIGVDSYCGVPVVDSLNRVVGHLAIMNSKPMPDHVGPTSVLGIFAVRAAAEFERLRYEQTLRKSDLTLRKIDEGTAAATGAAFFPSLVKNLAEALQVKYAFVSKFVEETRTRVRTLAFWKGDGFLDNFEYDLLHTPCERVLAGEVCLFPEKVQDLFPEHREDLAKLGVESYLAIPVVDRAGGVMGHLAVMDTNPMRDDPRVLSVFKIFGVRAGAELERERMAAQLKDNEERLRDLFDEAPIAYVNEGLDSKFIRANKTALRTLGITPDQVEGTYGASFIPDTPDAQRRLKDAFESIGKGIDTSGVVLELRRKDNGQPLWIRWWSRPDPTGTYTRTMFIDITEQVLMEQEKARLEAANVYLQEEIKGSHNFEELIGSSTSLKKVLKGAERVAPTDSTVLITGETGTGKELIARAIHNLSPRKDRPLVKVNCAAIPGGLIESELFGHEKGAFTGALTRKMGRFEVADRGTIFLDEIGELPLDLQPKLLRVLQEGEFERVGGTQTFRVNVRVIAATNRNLEQLSKSGHYRLDLYYRLNVFPIHVPSLHEREGDIPLLAQYFVRKHATRLGKNITHIPERMMTALQRYRWPGNIRELEHVIERAVILSEGSELEPIDWLSPVGGKAFGNGQALTLEEIERQHIVEILEQTSWRVSGPKGAAAILGLKPTTLEARMKKLGINRPA; translated from the coding sequence ATGTCGCCCTCCGAACCTGAACCTGTTCCGCTCCACCCCGTCGACGAGACGGCGGGAACCGGGGCGCTCATCCGTAGAATCCTCGAAGGGGTCGGAGCGAGTGTCGGCGAGCACTTCTTTCCATCGCTCGTGGAGCAACTGGCGATCGCGCTGGAGGCCGACTATGTCTACATTTCGGAACTGACAGAGGACGGTACCACCTTTAGATCCAAGGCAGGGTGGGGGAAAGGCCGGGTATTGCCGACTTTCGAAGTTCCCTCCAATGGTCCCTGCGAAACCGTGCTCACAAAAAAATGTGTTCATCATCCCGATGCCCTCCGCAGCCTCTATCCTCATGTGCGGTTAATCCAGGATATCGGTGTCGACAGTTATTGCGGTGTCCCGGTTGTCGATTCATTGAACCGCGTCGTGGGCCATCTGGCCATCATGAACTCGAAGCCGATGCCGGACCACGTGGGCCCCACTTCGGTTCTGGGCATCTTCGCTGTTCGCGCTGCGGCGGAATTCGAACGGTTGCGTTACGAACAGACCTTGAGGAAGAGCGATCTGACGCTCCGTAAGATTGACGAAGGAACCGCGGCAGCCACCGGAGCCGCCTTTTTCCCGTCGTTGGTGAAAAATCTGGCCGAAGCACTGCAGGTGAAATACGCCTTCGTGTCCAAATTCGTTGAGGAGACTCGCACGCGCGTCAGAACCTTGGCCTTCTGGAAAGGGGACGGGTTTCTCGATAATTTCGAGTACGACCTGCTCCACACGCCTTGTGAGCGCGTGCTGGCCGGTGAGGTCTGTTTGTTCCCCGAAAAGGTTCAAGACCTGTTTCCGGAACACCGGGAAGACTTGGCGAAACTGGGCGTGGAGAGCTATCTGGCGATTCCTGTCGTAGATCGCGCAGGGGGAGTGATGGGACATCTGGCGGTGATGGACACCAACCCGATGCGTGACGATCCACGGGTTCTCTCGGTCTTCAAGATTTTCGGCGTTCGGGCCGGCGCCGAACTCGAGCGAGAACGAATGGCGGCCCAACTGAAAGACAATGAGGAGCGACTACGCGATCTCTTCGACGAGGCGCCCATTGCCTATGTCAACGAAGGCTTGGATTCTAAGTTCATTAGGGCGAACAAAACGGCCTTGAGAACGTTGGGGATCACACCGGATCAGGTTGAAGGCACCTACGGCGCGTCCTTCATTCCTGACACACCGGATGCGCAGCGCCGTTTGAAAGATGCCTTCGAGTCCATTGGCAAGGGCATCGACACGAGCGGGGTCGTGCTCGAATTGCGCCGGAAGGATAACGGTCAGCCTCTGTGGATCAGATGGTGGTCGAGGCCGGACCCTACCGGCACCTACACTCGCACCATGTTTATCGATATTACCGAACAAGTGCTGATGGAACAGGAGAAAGCGCGGCTCGAGGCCGCCAATGTGTACTTGCAAGAAGAAATCAAGGGGAGCCATAACTTTGAAGAGTTGATTGGCTCATCGACTTCACTGAAGAAAGTACTCAAAGGCGCCGAGCGGGTTGCGCCGACTGATTCCACCGTGCTGATCACCGGCGAAACCGGAACCGGCAAGGAGCTGATCGCCCGGGCCATCCATAACTTAAGCCCGCGGAAGGACCGGCCCCTAGTCAAGGTCAATTGTGCGGCTATCCCCGGCGGGTTGATTGAAAGCGAGCTGTTCGGTCATGAAAAAGGAGCCTTTACCGGAGCTTTGACCAGGAAGATGGGCCGTTTCGAGGTAGCCGATAGAGGAACGATCTTTCTCGACGAAATCGGTGAACTCCCGCTCGACCTGCAACCCAAACTGTTACGTGTCTTGCAGGAGGGTGAGTTTGAGCGAGTCGGGGGAACACAGACCTTTAGAGTGAACGTGCGTGTGATCGCCGCCACAAATCGGAACCTTGAGCAACTCTCGAAATCGGGCCATTACCGGCTCGACCTCTACTATCGCCTGAACGTGTTCCCGATTCATGTGCCCTCCTTGCACGAGCGAGAGGGAGACATTCCGTTGCTGGCCCAATATTTTGTCCGAAAACATGCGACCCGCCTCGGAAAGAACATTACCCATATCCCAGAGCGAATGATGACGGCATTGCAACGCTACCGGTGGCCGGGAAACATCCGCGAACTCGAGCATGTCATCGAGCGAGCGGTCATTTTGAGCGAAGGCTCGGAACTGGAACCGATCGACTGGCTTTCACCCGTGGGTGGGAAAGCATTCGGCAACGGGCAAGCACTCACGCTCGAAGAGATTGAACGGCAGCATATCGTCGAAATTCTGGAGCAAACCAGTTGGCGCGTGAGCGGCCCTAAGGGCGCGGCGGCAATTCTTGGATTGAAACCCACTACGCTCGAAGCCCGCATGAAGAAATTGGGGATCAACCGTCCTGCATAA
- a CDS encoding sigma-70 family RNA polymerase sigma factor has product MPDRVRSGVAVPEDEDSLIIRLRRGDERAFDELVDRHHSALIRMAMGYVTDREVAEEVVQDTWIAVIKGLNRFEGRSSLRTWIFGIVIHKAKDRGVRDKRQVAFSAFESPDDASEEGIDPSRFQQSGERIGHWAFPPQPWDEQTPEKLLADQQAVTAMNKAIEALPSTLKAVLILRDVEGVEAKEVCKVLNITETNLYVRLHRARERVRAAVEQAFADERSVDGYAKVR; this is encoded by the coding sequence ATGCCTGACCGTGTCAGGTCGGGCGTCGCTGTACCCGAAGATGAAGATAGCCTGATCATCCGGTTACGAAGAGGTGATGAACGGGCGTTCGATGAATTGGTCGATAGGCATCATAGCGCACTCATTCGCATGGCCATGGGCTATGTGACGGATCGCGAAGTGGCGGAGGAAGTCGTTCAAGATACCTGGATAGCCGTCATCAAAGGGTTGAATCGATTTGAGGGTCGATCATCCCTACGGACCTGGATTTTCGGGATCGTCATTCATAAGGCCAAGGATCGAGGAGTGCGCGATAAGCGACAGGTCGCATTTTCCGCCTTTGAGTCGCCCGACGATGCAAGCGAGGAGGGCATCGACCCATCTCGATTCCAGCAATCCGGCGAACGGATCGGCCACTGGGCGTTTCCCCCTCAGCCTTGGGACGAGCAAACGCCTGAAAAGCTGTTGGCCGACCAACAGGCCGTGACCGCGATGAACAAGGCCATTGAAGCATTGCCCTCGACACTCAAAGCAGTCTTGATCCTGCGCGACGTTGAGGGAGTGGAGGCCAAGGAGGTCTGCAAAGTCCTCAATATCACGGAAACAAATCTCTATGTCCGGCTGCATCGCGCAAGGGAACGAGTCAGAGCGGCGGTCGAACAGGCATTCGCCGATGAAAGGTCGGTCGACGGATACGCCAAGGTCAGGTAG
- a CDS encoding cytochrome b/b6 domain-containing protein: MKLLLIQPDWRGEHVPISEPTVSVPPLLNDQTASTQPSVEQVYRHRLPVRISHWLNVPILIILIMSGLQIFNAHPALYWGDRSDRDQPLLSIRSIVNEQGKMKGVTTIVGHQFDTTGVLGYSDGMRRAFPAWATVPSARWLAMGRQWHLFLAWLFVINGLIFTAYALASRHVTRDLAPTRQDLRGIGKSIRDHLILQHPVGEAAKRYNVLQKLTYASILFIVAPLIVLTGLAMSPMIDAAFPWILTFLGGRQGARTLHFLACFSFVGFIMIHVLQVILTGFFNNIRSMVTGWFIVKHRGVGHEV; this comes from the coding sequence ATGAAGCTGTTACTTATTCAGCCCGATTGGAGAGGGGAACACGTGCCGATTTCAGAACCTACGGTATCGGTACCGCCTCTGTTGAACGATCAAACCGCTTCAACCCAGCCTTCCGTTGAACAGGTGTACCGCCATCGACTGCCGGTGCGGATCAGCCATTGGCTGAATGTCCCTATTCTGATCATCCTGATCATGAGCGGCCTGCAGATCTTCAATGCCCATCCTGCACTGTATTGGGGTGATCGTTCGGATCGTGATCAACCGTTGCTGTCGATCCGGTCTATTGTAAACGAGCAGGGGAAAATGAAAGGGGTCACAACTATTGTCGGCCATCAGTTCGATACGACCGGTGTACTGGGCTATTCCGATGGAATGCGCCGCGCGTTTCCGGCCTGGGCGACCGTTCCGAGCGCCAGGTGGCTTGCCATGGGGCGGCAATGGCACCTGTTCTTGGCCTGGCTCTTTGTGATCAACGGCCTAATTTTTACGGCGTATGCATTGGCAAGCCGACACGTCACACGTGATCTGGCGCCAACTCGTCAAGATCTGCGCGGAATCGGGAAATCCATCAGAGATCACCTGATCTTGCAACATCCTGTAGGCGAAGCAGCCAAGCGGTATAACGTCCTTCAAAAGCTGACCTATGCGAGCATCTTGTTCATTGTGGCCCCACTGATCGTGCTGACCGGCTTGGCCATGTCGCCGATGATCGATGCGGCATTCCCCTGGATTTTGACTTTCCTAGGAGGTCGCCAAGGGGCGAGGACGCTTCACTTTCTTGCCTGTTTTTCATTCGTCGGATTCATCATGATTCACGTCCTGCAGGTGATCCTCACAGGATTCTTCAACAACATCCGCTCGATGGTCACCGGGTGGTTCATTGTCAAACATAGAGGAGTGGGCCATGAAGTATGA
- a CDS encoding molybdopterin-dependent oxidoreductase → MRRRSFLKGTLGAASLVVVSGCDNLTQSSWFPSILGKTERLTEAAQRAVTSKNALAKEYGEADISAVFPANGSIDPGTEQYAEHVARNFSEWMLEVSGLVKTPRSWSLAALKELPFRTQITRHDCVEGWSAIGKWTGVPVSDLLREVEPLPNARYAVFHCADVDDEGIAYYESMAVADCYHPQTILAYELNGTPLDIPHGAPLRLRFERQLGYKHAKYVMKIELVESLAGIGGGKGGYWEDQGYEWYAGI, encoded by the coding sequence ATGAGACGACGAAGCTTCCTTAAAGGGACCTTGGGTGCCGCGAGCCTGGTTGTAGTCTCCGGTTGCGACAATCTCACGCAAAGCAGTTGGTTCCCGTCCATCCTCGGTAAGACCGAACGGTTGACCGAAGCGGCGCAACGGGCGGTGACTTCCAAGAATGCGCTGGCCAAAGAATATGGTGAGGCCGATATCTCGGCGGTGTTTCCGGCGAATGGATCCATCGATCCGGGGACAGAACAGTATGCCGAACATGTCGCACGAAACTTTTCAGAGTGGATGTTGGAAGTGAGTGGTCTGGTCAAGACGCCCAGGAGTTGGTCGCTGGCCGCGCTGAAGGAACTCCCTTTTCGGACGCAAATCACTCGCCACGACTGTGTGGAGGGTTGGAGTGCCATAGGAAAATGGACCGGGGTTCCGGTCAGCGACTTACTGCGAGAAGTCGAACCATTGCCGAATGCCCGCTATGCGGTGTTTCATTGTGCTGATGTGGATGATGAAGGGATCGCTTACTACGAGAGCATGGCCGTGGCCGATTGCTACCACCCTCAGACGATTCTGGCCTATGAACTGAATGGTACCCCATTAGATATTCCGCACGGCGCCCCGCTCCGCCTTCGCTTCGAACGTCAGCTCGGGTACAAACATGCAAAATATGTCATGAAGATCGAATTGGTCGAATCCCTTGCCGGCATCGGCGGCGGGAAGGGGGGCTATTGGGAAGACCAGGGATATGAATGGTACGCCGGTATCTAG
- a CDS encoding glycosyltransferase, whose protein sequence is MHLSIVIPAFNEARLIERCLQSVSESVAANRAPRFASSIIVVDNNSTDNTAELARQAGAQVVFEPINQIGRARNAGAAHATGDWLLFLDADSLLSPGLLADILRVIEGGKHVGCGSTLRMDGLPWWAHLTLRIWTGASILCRWAAGALVVCRRDAFQEVGGFDQTLYALDEISLSKQLKRWGRTRGLQFTILTGHPLETSTRKVSLYSGREIAAQIFRVLLLPRRTLHDKKQLSVWYDGRR, encoded by the coding sequence ATGCATCTCTCCATCGTTATTCCAGCCTTCAATGAGGCACGCCTGATCGAGCGATGTCTCCAATCCGTCAGCGAATCGGTCGCCGCCAACCGCGCGCCACGTTTCGCATCGAGCATCATCGTTGTCGACAATAATTCCACCGATAATACCGCCGAGCTGGCAAGACAGGCGGGGGCGCAGGTTGTCTTTGAACCGATCAATCAGATCGGTAGGGCGCGCAATGCGGGAGCCGCTCACGCAACCGGCGACTGGTTGCTTTTTTTGGACGCCGACAGTCTGCTCAGTCCGGGCCTGCTTGCCGATATTCTACGAGTGATCGAAGGAGGGAAACACGTCGGTTGCGGCAGTACCTTGCGTATGGACGGGCTGCCTTGGTGGGCACACCTGACACTGCGCATTTGGACCGGAGCATCGATTCTGTGTCGATGGGCGGCAGGGGCCTTGGTCGTGTGCCGCCGCGATGCCTTTCAAGAAGTCGGCGGGTTCGACCAGACCCTCTATGCGTTGGACGAAATCTCTCTCAGCAAGCAGCTCAAGCGATGGGGGCGCACACGCGGCCTTCAATTCACCATTTTAACCGGACATCCGTTGGAGACATCGACGCGCAAGGTCTCGCTCTATTCAGGCCGAGAGATCGCCGCACAAATCTTCCGAGTCCTTCTGCTTCCAAGGAGAACCTTGCACGACAAAAAGCAGCTCTCCGTCTGGTATGACGGACGGCGGTGA